Part of the Lutra lutra chromosome 4, mLutLut1.2, whole genome shotgun sequence genome is shown below.
aaaaaataaatgccatttcttctcatttcataGAAATACTATTGGAAATTTGGCAagttaaaataaacttttgggacttcatcaaaatcaaaagcttctgcacagcaaaggaaacagtcaagaaaacaaagaggcaacccacggaatgggagaagatatttgcaaatgacagtacagacaaaagattgatatccaggatctataaggaactcctcaaactcaacacacacaaaacagacaatcatatcaaaaaatgggcagaagatatgaacagacacttctccaatgaagacatacaaatggctatcagacacatgaaaaaatgttcatcactagccatcagggagattcaaattaaaaccacattgagatatcaccttacaccagttagaatggccaaaattagcaagacaggaaacaacatgtgttggaggggatgtggagaaaggggaaccctcttccactgttggtgggaatgcaagttggtgcagcctctttggagaacagtgtggagattcctcaagaaattaaaaatagagcttccctatgatcctgcaattgcactactgggcatttaccccaaagttacagatgtagtgaaaagaagggccatctgtaccccaatgtttatagcagcaatggccacggttgccaaactgtggaaagaaccaagatgcccttcaacggacgaatggataaggaagatgtggtccatatacactatggagtattatgcctccatcagaaaggatgaatacccaacttttgtagcaacatggatgggactggaagagattaggctgagtgaaataagtcaagcagagagagtcaagtatcatatggtttcacttatttgtggaatataacaaatagcatggaggacatggggagttaggagaagggagttgggggaaattggaaggagagttgaacaatgagagactatggactctgaaaaacaatctgaagggtttgaagaggtgcgggggggtgggagattgggggaaccaggtggtgggtattagagagggcatggattgcatggagcactgggtgtggtacaaaaacaatgaatactgttatgttgaaaataaattaaaacaatgaaaaaaaataatttttatgaatgatTGTCGTCAGATCTTGTTTTACAGtatgtcaacatttttttaaatccatttactTTTCATGCAACACACTATTACTTCAACACATATTAGCAATAGTATCTATACAAAACACATAcaatttttcttgcctttgcttttgCAATATCAGTATGAACATTACATTTTCCCTATATATTTAACAATGTATTAAAAATCTGATCTTAATATgtaaagatattttcttctgttgaatATTTGTCAATCGTCTTTATATCTACTTGCCTAAATGTACTgaagcaaaataagcaaaatggaAAGTTTCTCAACAGCTATACTCCTGTTGAGTTTTGTTGTAAATATCTCATGATCTTACCTTTTAGGATAATTCATAAAGTATGGCTTATATCATACTGGAATCTTTCCTAACTTCTTTATGAGCAAGTGATCCAACTGTGTTTCTGAATCAGTCAGTCATAAAATAGCCTTCTTACAGTGTcaatttcatgtgatttttaacAAGTTGTTCTGTAGTGGTATATGTTTTTCTCTTATGTAAATTGTGGAAACCCACTTTCAAcataacataaatgtattttcattgtcagatttaaatttgtttgtacttttaaaaatagcattaacTATTTGAAGTAAATATATGTTATACTTTATAGCAAAATTATAATtgtcaggaagaaactgacatcTTGTGAAATTTCAGTGCATAGAACATGTCAGACATTTAACTTATTCCTACTCACTGTGAAAGGTACATCCTGATGATAAGAAACATAATTATAACTTACTACTTTAGGGTAAATTAAGGTCAAATTTTAGGCCCGTGACATTAATTTTACATACTATAATTAATATGGATATTGCTAGTTGAAAATCGCCTAGTACCAGTACTGTATAACTTGTCCTATCTGAAGTCTGGACATTCTGTTGGGTACAGCAGtaactattcttttaaatttttctctgtttaatCAGTAATTCATTTgtaatattatttaatctttatgtaaaataagaatttataaatataaagtcAGATAAGAAAACTTACATAGGATATAGATTAGTGTTagcattatattattatatatgacaTATGACTTGTTTACtagctattaaaataatttaccatgAGACACTGATGCACCTGGACTTACTTGGTATCACATTTAAGGCAATGAGTTGTGGTACAATTTTGTGTGAGTAAATTGTGTGTAACTAAATACGGTATATAAAAGATGggggtagggcacctgggtggctcagtgggttaaagtctctgcctttagcttgggtcatgatcccagagtcctgggatcaatccccacatcgagctctctgctcaagcagggagcctgcttccccccactctctgcctgcctctctgactacttgtgatctctgtctgtcaaataaataaataaaatcttaaaaaaaaagatgggggtaGATCCAACACAGGTCTacactctttaattttttagaggGTTAATTAATcacattcctttcttctccaaaCCCTGAATCAACTGAGAGAGACATTGGTGTTAAGACAGAGGGTTGGTAAAGCTGTGAAGAATGTAACTTGTGTTGTGGTCAAAATAGAAGCTATAAATAATATTGATTTCAAAGTCTAAGCCTTGGGGCCTGGATTGGTACGGAACTGGTCCACAGAGACACTTCCTCAGCCACCAAGAGTGAGCACAGCAGAAAAGTGCACACACAATGGTAAATCTTTCACCATCTCACCTGTCAAATCATTCACCCTTTCTTCAGAGGTAAGGAGTGAGTTTCAGATATGGATGTTATTCCAAAGAATAAAGctagaattttggaaaaaaatattcccccttaaatcaataaatatgactAAGACATTAAATCACACTAATTTTTTACAACATTTTTACTCTACTCCGACATCTGCTAGTTATGCTGATGACCCAGATTGCCAGGAGAGCCTGATGACCTTCAAGGTATTACCATTTATCACTGGTTATTTAACACTTCTAAGTAAGTGTGCTGAATGTTATtacagcatttaaaataaataaataattccttacacacacatacatgtagaGTTTCCCTCTCAAAGACATGTCAAGAATCTCTGTAATACCTCTCTGGATGCCTGCTGTTGCCTTTGTCAGAGGTTGAATACCACTGATCATGAAATTTTCTTCCCTGGCTGAAGGTTGATCGAGATGTAAAAGAAGGTGATCAGGTCCACCTTCATGCTAAAACCCAAAGCTGGGTTTTAGTGACAACCCAAAGTGACATGGATGCCCCGGCCAGCCATGacttctaataatttattttgctgcAAGAGGATGGCCAGAAGCAGTAGCCCCCTAGCCCATGTCATTTGCTGCATGgaatacaagaagaaaagaaaccacaaatGGTAGATAGCAAAAGTTGACCAAGAGATTTGTGGGTAGATTCTGGTTCCTGTGTGAAGAGAAGTAGTGAAGGACTCAGTCATGTGGATATGCTCAAGGAGAGTATTTGTTGTAGGTTTTGAACTAAGATCTAAAAATTATGAGTACCCATGTGCCATTTTTCTTAAGCATGGGATTCCCTTAAGTCAGAGGGGTCTGGAGGCTAAATTCTGGGGCTGCGGAGCATAGTGTCCTTAATTGGTAAGAAGAAACCTCACAGGTGGTAGTGGCAGCAGTAGTGGAACAGGGTGGCTGATGTTTTGGGAGCACCCCATGACTCCCCTCTGTATCTATCCTCTCCAATGGCTCAGGTCTGAGATATCCCTTAGCGGGAACTTCCCATCTGGCTAGCTCAttgtggggtctgcttgaagaATCCAGGTTAATGGGAGCTCCCCTGAGCTGAGGATGGGGGCATCAACAACCATCAAAAAACTCAGAGTGCAGGAAAGACAggctttattttttcatgttgacAAGATTTTGGAAAGCAGAGTTTTCTGTAGCATTCAGGTCTCCTTGATGTAGGACCAAAGCCAAGGCCACAAAGTCTGAGGTTCTCAACAAAAAGAGTAGCCCTTTAAGTACATATCTAGGCAACTTAGttcaggaggagaagggagaacaaGATGAGAGTGAGAAAAGTTGTCAACTCCAGGCTTGTCTTTGGCCATGGATCTTTGGCTCCTCAAAACCTGAAGGTCAGCTGCAGCCCCCAAATCCATGGCAACAACTGGAGCACCCAGGGGACTCCCTCTCCCAGCTGGAAGGCTGGGGCTGGCCTAGACAGACTCCTGGAAACCCATGATATCCCAGAGAGCAGCTGCTTCCGAAGCCAGTGATACAGCAATtggggacacagcaagagggagcaggtggggggcaggcagctgGGCGGGGAGCTGGGCAAGGAGCAGAGGCCTGCAGGCCCT
Proteins encoded:
- the LCE7A gene encoding late cornified envelope protein 7A, with protein sequence MSCQQNQQRCKLPVKCLPKCSPKWPLQAPQAPQTPQASQGLQASAPCPAPRPAACPPPAPSCCVPNCCITGFGSSCSLGYHGFPGVCLGQPQPSSWERESPGCSSCCHGFGGCS